One Fibrobacter sp. UBA4297 genomic region harbors:
- a CDS encoding M16 family metallopeptidase, which yields MLPKKSSHVKHVPDMYAAAGESSSSISVQDGLPSHYSKIVFPEYKYVAPYPKDYRVEIADGITGYIVSDSSLPLVDFTVYFEETNLPQVLKDEAAFEMVGSMIRRGSGGGISPHVLEDSLEFVSASISTSVGTFLSAFDINCLSKDFPSMLELSKKVLMDPSFDKNQLEIVKANYVTSYERRYETPAKVLAALKSKVNYAPNPRLWDANAAEYKAVTAADVKRLAKGVFSSKRIVFALAGDVDKDSMVVALKKFFADWNIAAPKAEKSKPAPLAFVRKPGVYVVDKDITQANITMNQPFVKRPHPDYYPTAVASFILGGGSFSSRLMNRVRSDEGLAYSVYSTVGNDYRDTAMTTIALQTKVETVDFALKLIFEEVEKLAKDGPTPEELSQAKKSLIESLPSLFDSPSSTASIFAKGELLGKSDNHYIDYVTEINAVTAEQVQAMIAKYFDKEKMTISIVGPVAMFDSLKPFTVIPLDSLEFR from the coding sequence ATGTTGCCGAAAAAGTCGTCGCATGTCAAGCATGTGCCGGATATGTACGCTGCCGCAGGAGAAAGTTCTAGTTCTATCTCTGTGCAGGATGGCTTGCCTTCGCACTATAGCAAGATTGTGTTCCCTGAATACAAGTATGTGGCGCCTTACCCGAAGGATTATCGCGTTGAAATTGCCGATGGCATTACCGGCTACATTGTGAGCGATTCGTCGCTTCCGCTGGTGGATTTTACCGTCTACTTTGAAGAAACGAATTTGCCGCAGGTCCTCAAAGACGAAGCCGCTTTTGAAATGGTCGGTTCCATGATCCGTCGTGGTTCTGGTGGCGGAATTTCGCCGCATGTGCTTGAGGATTCCCTGGAGTTTGTCAGCGCTTCGATTTCTACGAGCGTGGGGACGTTCCTTTCGGCTTTTGATATCAACTGCCTCTCAAAGGATTTCCCCTCGATGCTTGAACTATCGAAGAAGGTGCTCATGGACCCGTCTTTTGACAAGAACCAGCTTGAAATCGTGAAGGCGAATTATGTGACATCTTATGAACGCCGTTACGAGACTCCTGCCAAAGTGCTTGCTGCCCTCAAGTCCAAGGTAAACTACGCCCCGAACCCGAGACTCTGGGATGCAAACGCCGCCGAGTACAAGGCGGTGACTGCTGCTGACGTGAAGCGCCTTGCAAAGGGCGTGTTCTCGTCCAAGCGTATTGTCTTTGCGCTTGCGGGCGATGTCGACAAGGATTCTATGGTGGTTGCGCTCAAGAAGTTCTTTGCAGATTGGAATATCGCTGCGCCAAAGGCGGAAAAGTCGAAGCCCGCTCCGCTCGCCTTTGTCCGTAAGCCTGGTGTGTATGTTGTTGACAAGGATATTACACAGGCCAATATCACTATGAACCAGCCGTTTGTAAAGCGCCCGCATCCGGATTACTATCCGACGGCAGTGGCAAGCTTTATCCTTGGCGGCGGAAGTTTCAGCTCTAGGCTCATGAACCGCGTCCGCAGTGACGAGGGGCTTGCCTATAGTGTCTATAGCACGGTCGGGAACGACTACCGCGATACGGCGATGACGACGATTGCTTTACAGACGAAAGTCGAAACGGTGGATTTTGCCTTGAAGCTCATCTTTGAGGAAGTGGAAAAACTTGCGAAGGACGGTCCGACTCCCGAAGAACTCTCTCAGGCGAAAAAATCCCTGATAGAAAGCTTGCCGAGCCTCTTTGATTCGCCTTCTTCAACGGCGTCTATCTTTGCGAAGGGGGAACTTCTTGGCAAATCGGACAATCATTATATAGATTATGTGACAGAAATCAATGCGGTGACGGCAGAGCAGGTCCAGGCGATGATAGCTAAGTATTTTGATAAGGAGAAAATGACTATTTCGATTGTCGGTCCTGTCGCCATGTTCGATTCTCTGAAGCCGTTCACGGTGATTCCGCTGGATAGTCTAGAGTTCAGATAA
- a CDS encoding vWA domain-containing protein: MRFAEPNFLWGLFTLPLFALLFVYAYHRRKKLAARFVSLPMLSKLSTSVSPWRRLTKVLLLLLAIAFLFVALARPQWGRKMEHVERRGQDLVLLQDISLSMLAEDVKPNRLVRSRHEISAFLESLTGDRVGLVAFSGEAQVMVPLTLDYGTVQMVLRELNPGWLMPGTNLENAIRKGMTLFKNSGGANQHSVMILMSDGEELEAAAVNAAKEAAELGIKIYTIGIGSREGVPIPLKDKNGGSVYKKDMQGNIVTTRLEEGTLQEIASVTGALYFYASPGEFQLQKVLTEIATLEKKDQSSDRMENYQDRYQIFLGLAALLFLIEAVISERGRRRKQLNGRFS, from the coding sequence ATGAGATTTGCAGAACCGAATTTTTTGTGGGGCCTTTTTACTCTGCCCCTATTTGCACTTCTGTTTGTATATGCGTACCATCGCCGTAAAAAGCTTGCTGCCCGTTTTGTTTCGCTCCCCATGCTTTCGAAACTTTCGACGAGCGTTTCTCCGTGGAGGCGCCTGACGAAGGTCCTGCTGTTGCTCCTTGCCATTGCATTCTTGTTTGTGGCGCTAGCCCGCCCGCAGTGGGGCCGCAAGATGGAGCATGTGGAACGTCGTGGCCAGGACCTTGTGCTGTTGCAGGATATCTCGCTTTCGATGCTTGCCGAAGATGTGAAACCGAACCGATTGGTCCGCAGCCGTCACGAAATTTCGGCGTTTCTGGAATCGCTGACCGGCGACCGCGTTGGCCTTGTTGCGTTCAGTGGTGAAGCTCAGGTGATGGTTCCCCTGACGCTTGATTACGGTACGGTGCAGATGGTGCTCCGTGAACTGAATCCGGGATGGCTCATGCCGGGTACGAACTTGGAAAACGCTATCCGTAAGGGCATGACTTTGTTCAAAAACTCCGGTGGCGCAAACCAGCATTCCGTGATGATTCTCATGAGCGATGGCGAAGAGCTCGAGGCTGCTGCTGTGAATGCGGCAAAAGAAGCTGCTGAACTCGGCATCAAGATTTATACAATCGGCATTGGTTCCCGCGAAGGCGTGCCTATACCGCTCAAGGACAAGAATGGCGGCAGTGTCTACAAGAAGGACATGCAAGGCAATATCGTGACGACCCGACTTGAAGAAGGGACTCTTCAGGAAATTGCGAGTGTGACAGGTGCGCTTTACTTTTATGCAAGTCCAGGCGAGTTCCAGCTGCAAAAGGTCTTGACCGAGATTGCAACGCTCGAAAAGAAGGACCAGAGCAGCGACCGTATGGAAAATTACCAGGACCGCTACCAAATTTTCCTCGGGCTTGCCGCGCTCCTCTTCTTGATCGAGGCGGTAATTTCGGAACGCGGACGTCGCCGCAAGCAGCTCAACGGAAGATTCAGTTAG
- a CDS encoding GGDEF domain-containing protein gives MLIITLLQFKESILRHLEERILGFTIIDTIIYIVLSTVTKMLYSVHMQSDLYSSNQKVCVIYAVMYALSLSSSLLLAQLWFSFIFLRIRKSVYTYKHLFPLFSTPSIIGIFICIGISIYGFTNDCHTTSLQFRRLMPFLIGLNFIYIFATLFLGVQHAIAQKNSTNRKEAFYLSFIALVPSGSCILQYFIPDVPLTDPIFALTLLHVYVTLLKNRITSDPLTGVNNKIRLIDYLQYITQHQDSSKRLFILVMEVDFFKEIVRNFGYEMSDRVIADLASFFKRQCRGQNAFLARTGERQFAIIMERDEVSEIEAFCQKLVRECDRDRMQADMNMWKISFSLHYAEISNISTSNISQIFDEAKKNCYKPETPAPKD, from the coding sequence GTGCTTATCATTACACTGTTACAGTTCAAGGAAAGTATTCTCAGACACCTCGAAGAGCGCATTCTCGGATTCACCATCATCGACACCATCATCTACATCGTGCTAAGCACGGTAACCAAGATGCTTTACTCGGTGCACATGCAGAGCGACCTTTATTCCAGCAACCAAAAGGTCTGCGTCATTTACGCCGTCATGTATGCGCTAAGCCTGAGTTCGTCGTTGCTTCTTGCACAGCTTTGGTTTTCTTTCATTTTCTTACGAATCCGCAAGAGTGTCTATACTTACAAGCACCTGTTCCCGCTGTTCTCGACGCCGAGCATTATCGGCATTTTTATCTGCATCGGCATTAGCATCTACGGGTTCACAAACGACTGCCATACGACTTCGCTACAGTTCAGAAGGCTCATGCCATTCCTCATCGGGCTGAACTTCATCTACATCTTCGCGACCTTGTTTCTCGGCGTCCAACATGCGATTGCACAAAAGAATTCCACGAACCGCAAGGAAGCGTTTTACCTATCCTTTATCGCCCTCGTGCCAAGCGGAAGCTGCATCCTACAGTATTTCATCCCGGATGTTCCACTCACCGACCCAATTTTTGCACTAACCCTTTTGCACGTCTACGTCACACTCCTGAAGAACAGAATCACATCGGACCCGCTCACGGGCGTGAACAACAAAATTCGCTTGATTGACTACCTGCAATACATCACACAGCACCAGGATTCTAGCAAGCGCCTGTTCATCCTCGTGATGGAAGTAGATTTTTTCAAGGAGATTGTCCGCAACTTCGGCTACGAAATGTCTGACCGCGTCATAGCCGACCTAGCCTCATTCTTCAAGCGCCAGTGCAGAGGGCAGAACGCATTCCTCGCAAGGACCGGCGAAAGGCAGTTTGCCATCATCATGGAACGCGACGAAGTTTCTGAAATCGAAGCTTTCTGCCAAAAGCTAGTGCGCGAGTGCGACCGCGACAGAATGCAAGCCGACATGAACATGTGGAAGATTTCGTTCAGCCTGCATTACGCTGAAATTTCGAACATTTCGACAAGCAATATTTCGCAGATATTCGACGAAGCCAAGAAGAACTGCTACAAGCCTGAAACTCCGGCACCGAAGGATTAG
- a CDS encoding vWA domain-containing protein has protein sequence MDIGALHFQNPEAFWLLLFVPLLIALYVYRQQRRKSTIKFPALAIAKKAVPSRRVKFRHIVPALRLAALVCFVVALARPQNAMEVEYTSTDGVDIMLALDVSGSMGTLDMLTRTEQAKLGVMNAERILKRGEYWKYSRLGYAQDVIAEFIQKRHSDRIGLSAFGARSFTQCPLTMDYGSLLEILKASDDLARDTLVNNRTAIGDGLMNALARLKMSDAKSRVVILLTDGRDNASVVPPVRAAEVAKSLGVKVYTVGVGKKDGKILAFQQNPWTGEISWGERDITPEEGIDEGVLKAIASKTGGRFYRAENKAELEKIYSEIDELEKTEIETIAYARYAEKFYPWLLVGALLILLELILANTRFVRIP, from the coding sequence ATGGATATTGGAGCCCTTCATTTTCAAAATCCCGAAGCCTTTTGGCTGTTGTTGTTTGTTCCGCTGTTGATTGCGCTTTATGTTTACCGCCAGCAGCGCCGCAAGAGTACAATCAAGTTCCCGGCGCTTGCCATTGCAAAGAAGGCTGTGCCGAGCCGTCGTGTAAAGTTTAGGCATATTGTCCCGGCGCTCCGTTTGGCTGCCCTTGTCTGTTTTGTGGTGGCGCTTGCACGTCCGCAGAATGCGATGGAAGTCGAATACACTTCGACCGATGGCGTCGATATCATGCTTGCGCTCGACGTTTCGGGCTCGATGGGCACGCTCGACATGCTTACCCGTACCGAACAGGCTAAACTTGGTGTGATGAACGCCGAACGCATCTTGAAGCGTGGCGAATACTGGAAATACAGCCGTCTCGGTTACGCTCAGGACGTGATTGCCGAATTCATTCAAAAGCGCCACAGCGACCGCATCGGGCTTTCTGCTTTTGGTGCACGTTCGTTTACGCAGTGCCCGCTTACGATGGATTACGGCTCCTTGCTCGAAATCTTGAAGGCAAGCGACGACCTTGCCCGCGATACGCTTGTGAATAACAGGACCGCTATTGGTGATGGACTTATGAATGCCCTTGCAAGGCTCAAGATGTCCGATGCCAAGTCCCGCGTGGTGATTCTCTTGACCGATGGCCGCGACAATGCGAGTGTCGTCCCGCCGGTGCGCGCTGCCGAAGTGGCGAAGTCTCTGGGCGTGAAAGTTTACACTGTTGGCGTTGGCAAGAAGGACGGCAAGATTCTAGCGTTCCAGCAGAACCCGTGGACGGGTGAAATCTCCTGGGGTGAGCGTGATATTACGCCCGAAGAAGGCATTGACGAGGGCGTGCTGAAGGCGATTGCTTCAAAGACCGGCGGACGTTTCTACCGTGCCGAAAACAAGGCCGAACTCGAAAAGATTTACTCTGAAATCGATGAACTCGAAAAGACAGAAATCGAGACCATCGCTTACGCCCGCTATGCCGAAAAGTTCTACCCGTGGCTCTTGGTTGGCGCGCTCCTCATTCTGCTCGAACTTATCCTTGCGAACACAAGATTTGTGAGAATTCCGTGA
- a CDS encoding AzlD domain-containing protein, with product MNIDMQTYLVYLLVMAGVTLFLRAVPFILLRKKLKSVFWSSFLAYVPYTVLSAMTVPAIFFATDSRITGACALLAAVVASLLGGGLVTVAAVSCLTVLGVDGLMLL from the coding sequence ATGAATATCGACATGCAGACTTACCTGGTTTATTTGCTTGTGATGGCAGGCGTGACGCTGTTCTTGCGTGCGGTGCCGTTCATTTTGCTGCGCAAGAAGCTCAAAAGCGTTTTTTGGAGCTCGTTCCTCGCTTACGTGCCGTACACGGTGCTCAGTGCGATGACTGTGCCTGCGATTTTCTTTGCGACGGATAGCCGAATCACGGGCGCCTGCGCGCTCCTTGCCGCTGTGGTTGCTTCGCTCCTCGGTGGAGGCCTTGTGACCGTCGCTGCGGTCTCTTGCCTTACCGTGCTTGGTGTCGATGGGCTCATGCTCTTGTAG
- a CDS encoding AzlC family ABC transporter permease, translated as MSYLKGLKDGSPIGLGYFAVSFSFGIAGSKIFSWPLVTLISMTNLTSAGQFAGLQIMADAAGTFIEMALATFFINLRYSLMAISLSQKVSPDFGTVKRLLLATGITDEIFAVAMSQKRVTPIYFLGLSTLPYIGWSLGTLVGAICGEILPAMVTNALGVALYGMFVAIVVPQMKMHGPTVFAVVIAVALSCAFKFFPPLSGVSVGFAIIICALVASFVAAWLFPMENVNEDDEVAK; from the coding sequence ATGAGTTATTTGAAGGGCTTAAAAGACGGTTCCCCGATTGGGCTTGGCTATTTTGCCGTTTCGTTCTCTTTTGGTATTGCTGGTTCGAAGATATTTTCGTGGCCGCTTGTGACGCTTATATCCATGACGAACTTGACCTCGGCAGGCCAGTTTGCGGGTCTCCAGATCATGGCGGATGCCGCCGGCACATTTATCGAGATGGCGCTTGCGACGTTCTTTATCAATCTCCGCTATTCGCTGATGGCGATTTCCCTGTCGCAGAAGGTATCTCCTGATTTTGGTACGGTAAAGCGCCTTTTGCTCGCGACGGGTATCACGGACGAAATTTTTGCTGTGGCCATGTCGCAGAAGCGCGTGACACCGATATACTTCCTCGGGCTTTCGACGCTCCCTTACATTGGCTGGTCGCTTGGAACGCTGGTCGGTGCCATTTGCGGTGAAATTCTCCCGGCGATGGTGACGAACGCCCTTGGCGTTGCGCTTTATGGCATGTTTGTGGCAATTGTCGTTCCGCAGATGAAGATGCATGGCCCGACGGTTTTTGCGGTCGTTATTGCTGTGGCGCTTAGCTGTGCGTTCAAGTTCTTCCCGCCGCTGAGCGGCGTGTCTGTCGGTTTTGCAATTATCATTTGCGCGCTTGTGGCGTCCTTTGTTGCGGCGTGGCTTTTCCCGATGGAAAATGTCAATGAAGATGACGAGGTGGCCAAATGA